In a genomic window of Canis lupus dingo isolate Sandy chromosome 35, ASM325472v2, whole genome shotgun sequence:
- the LOC112674452 gene encoding 60S ribosomal protein L32-like: MTALRPLVKPKIVKKRTKKFIRHQSDRYAKIKRNWRKPRGIDNRVCRRFKGQILMPNIGYGSNKKTKHMLPSGFRKFLVHNVKELEVLLMCNKSYCAEIAHNVSSKNCKAIVERAAQLAIRVTNPNARLRSEENE; this comes from the coding sequence ATGACTGCCCTCAGACCTCTGGTGAAGCCCAAGATCGttaaaaagaggaccaagaagttCATCCGGCACCAGTCAGACCGATATGCCAAAATTAAGCGCAACTGGCGGAAACCCAGAGGTATTGACAATAGGGTATGCAGAAGATTCAAGGGCCAAATCTTGATGCCCAACATTGGTTACGggagcaacaagaaaacaaagcacatgcTGCCCAGTGGCTTCCGGAAGTTCCTAGTCCAcaatgtcaaggagcttgaaGTGCTGCTGATGTGCAACAAATCTTATTGTGCAGAGATTGCTCACAATGTATCCTCCAAGAACTGCAAAGCCATTGTGGAAagagcagcccagctggccaTCAGAGTCACCAATCCCAATGCCAGGCTGCGCAGcgaagaaaatgaatag